The region CGAAGCCCCGATTTCCAGGCTGCGCGGACGCTTTCACGAATACCAGGGGATCAAAGTCATGCCGACCTTCCACCCGGCCTTTCTGCTCCACAACCCCGAGCGCAAACGCGACGTCTGGGAGGACCTGAAGCAGGTCATGACCCTGTTGGGGCTTTCGGCCGATGATTAAGGCCCCGGAAAAAATAATGCCACCGCTTGCTTGTCTTTTGGCCCGTCACCGGCGTTACAGCCGCCGGCACATATCCCGATATGCGCCGACGGATGTGCCTTGGTGACGAACCAAAATCCGGCGCCATATTGCGGCATTATTTTTTATCGTGACCTTTAACCACCGTCGAAACCCCTTGAGAAAGGATGCGATCATGCGATTCGGACCGCTGTGGCTGATCCTGGGGGCGGCCCTCCTGATGGCGCCCTTGCCGGCATCCGCCGCCGCCCCTGAAGTCTATCTGCTGAATGCCTCGGGGCCGGTCAATCCGGGGCTGGTGGAATTTCTGGCCGACGGCATCGAGAAGGCGGAACAAGAGGGCGCAGCGGCGGTGGTCATCGCCCTGGATACCCCCGGGGGTTTGGCCGACTCCATGCGCGAGATCGTCAAATCGATTCTCGCAAGCCCTGTTCCGGTGGTGGTTTTCGTCTCACCCGGGGGGGCGCGTGCGGCCTCCGCCGGGGTGATGATCACCATGGCGGCGGATGTCGCCGCCATGGCGCCGGGCACCAACATCGGCGCCGCTCACCCGGTGGGGCTGGGGGGCCAGGAGATCGGCGAGAGCATGGCCGATAAGGTCACCAACGATATGGCCGCCTACAGCAGCAGCATCGCCGCCAAGCGCGGGCGCAATGCCGAGTGGGTGGAAAAAGCGGTGCGCGAAAGCGTTTCGATCACCGCAAGCGAGGCCCTCCAAAAGAATGTGATCGACCTGGTGGCCGAGGACCTGGATGACCTGCTGCGGCAGCTGGAGGGGCGCGAAGTGCCCGGCAAGGGGCGCCTGAGCCTGGCCGGTGCGCGGGTCACCATCGTCCAGGAAACCTTGCGCACCAAAGTCCTGCGGACCATCAGCAACCCCAACATCGCTTACATCCTGTTGATGATCGGGATGGCGGGCCTGTTTTTCGAACTCTCGCACCCGGGGGCCATCTTTCCCGGCGTGGTTGGCGGGATTGCCATCATCCTGGCCTTTTTCGCCTTCCAGACGCTGCCGGTCAACGCCACCGGCATCCTGCTGATCATTCTGGCCGTCATTTTTTTTGTGCTGGAACTTTTCATCACCAGTTACGGCCTGCTGAGCATTGCGGGCATCGGCTCCCTGCTGCTGGGCTCCCTGATGCTGTTTGAAGGCGACAAAGTCGGGGTGCGGTTGTCCTGGGCGGTTCTCTTGCCCACCGTGGCCCTGGTTTCCGGGTTTTTCATCGCGGTCGTCGGGCTGGTGCTCAAGACCCACCTGTCCAAACCGCGCACGGGCGCCGTCGGGCTGGTGGGCGAAATCGGGGTGGTCAAGGTGGCCCTCCAGCCCCAAGGCAAGGTCTTCATTCACGGGGAGTTGTGGCACGCCCGGGCCCGGGCGCCGGTGGCGGTCGGTGCCAAGGTGCGGGTGCTGGCCGTTGAGGGGCTGCTGCTGGAGGTGGAACCCGAAGCGGCCTGAACCTGGGCTGCCAGACGCAAAGGCGGCCGGCGCTGCGAAACATTACGGACTTGAGAGAAGTCAAAATTTGAGGAGGTGGCTATGCTGCAGTTGCCCGTGATTCTGATTGTCGCCCTGGTGGTCATCTTTCTGTGGTCGGCCATCCGGGTTTTGAACGAATACGAGCGCGGGGTGATTTTCCGGCTGGGCCGGGTGATCAAGTCCAAAGGGCCCGGCCTGATCATCCTGATCCCGGTGATCGACAAGATGGTCAAGGTCAGCCTGCGGCTGGTGGTCTCCGACGTCGACCCCCAGGACGTGATCACCCGCGACAACGTTTCGGTCAAAGTCAACGCGGTGATCTATTTCCGGGTCATCGATCCCAACAAGGCGGTCTTGCAGGTGGAGGACTACCGCTACGCCATGTCCCAGCTGGCCCAGACGACCCTGCGCAGCGTCTGCGGCCAGGCGGAGCTGGACGATTTGCTCGCCGCCCGCGAAAAGATCAACAGCCAGCTGCAGGAGATCCTGGACATGCACACCGACCCCTGGGGCATCAAAGTCGCCACGGTGGAACTCAAGCACATCGACCTGCCCCAGGAGATGCAGCGCGCCATGGCCCGCCAGGCCGAGGCCGAGCGGGAGCGGCGCGCCAAGATCATCAACGCCGACGGTGAATACCAGGCCGCCGACAAACTGGCCGAGGCGGCCGATATCATGCAGCAACATCCCATTGCGCTGCAGCTGCGCTACCTGCAGACCATGCGCGAGATGTCCACCGAGCGCAACACCACGACCTTTTTCCCGTTCCCCATCGACGTCGTCAAACCGCTGATCGAGGTGATGCAAAAAGCGCTCAAGGGCGGTGGCTGACGGCGCCGGCTTGCGGAATTATTTGTTGCCGCGATAGCCAGCGGGTTGACATATTTAAAAAAGATCGGATATAGAAAACAGTTTCATGTCCACCCCGCGGCCCATGCGCCGGGTGCTGGCGCGGGGCCGCGTGAGGTGCTTCGAGATTTTTCGCCATCCGGTAGGCGGGGGTGCAGGCCTCCGCTTACGTATTTTGCGAGGTTCGGAAAGGAGTCGTGTGGAAATGGGTAAAACCAAAAAAGAAGCCAAGGAAAAGCCCCTGGACAAGATGACCGCCAAGGAACTGCGGGAAGTCGCGATGACCATCCCCGAAATCGTCGGGGTCCATGGCATGAACAAAAACGAGCTGGTCAGCGCGGTCAAAAAGGCGCGCGGGATTGCCGAAGAAACCGCCAAAACCACCAGTTCCGACATCCGTGAGATCAAACAGCAGATCAAAGTCTTCAAAGCCCAGCGCGCCCAGGCCCTTGAAAACGATGACGCCCGCAAGGCGGCCATCTACCGCCGCCGGATCAGCCGGCTGAAGAAGAAAACCCGGCGTGCCGCCTGATGCCGACACCCTCGGCGGTCCACAGGCCAACCGGCGGTTTCCGTTCCCCCCGCCGCGAAAGCGGCCGGTGATGGAACCTCCGGCAAGTCCCGCGCGCCGGCCCCCGTCGGCCGGAGCAGGCCTGGGCACCGGCATCGACCCGCGGCGCCTGGCCTTCGACATCGACGGCGTGATTGCGGACACCATGAGGCTTTTTTTGGATATCGCCCGGGAGGATTACCAGATTGCGGACCTCGCCTACGACGATATCACCTGCTACACCCTTGAAACGTGCTTGGGCATTGCACCGACGATCATCCGCGAAATCGTCGATCGCCTGCTGACCGGCGACTACCGCGCTCCCCTGCGACCGATGCCGGGCGTGCGAAGGGTTCTCAACCGCATCGGGCGCCGTTACGGCCCCCTGCGGCTGGTAACCGCCCGGCCTTCGGCGACGACCATCCACGAGTGGCTGCTGGCCGCATCGGGTTTGGCCCCCGGGGAGATCGAGGTGACCGCCACCGGCCATTACGCCGCCAAGGCCGAGGTGCTGCAGGCCAAGGGGGTCGCCTTTTTTGTGGAGGATCGACTGGACACCTGTTTTCTGCTGGAGGCGGCGGGGATCACCCCGATTCTCTTCCGCCAGCCCTGGAACCGGGAACCCCACCCGTTCATCGAGGTCGGCTCCTGGGATGAACTTGGGGGGCTGATCGCCTTTTGAGGCGCACCCGAACCCATCCGACGGTAAGATCATGGACCACCCGGGGCCTGAAAAATTGATCCAGGGGTTTCTGGACAGCCTGGCGGCCGAAAAAGGCTTCAGTCCCAACACCTGCCGGGCTTACCGGCACGACCTGGAGGAGTTTGCCGCCTATCTCGGGTGGGTGCCGGCCGGCGCGGCGGCACCGGGTGCCGCCGCCAAATCCGCTCCCGTCGGTTTCGATGCGGTGGACATGCTGACCATCCGAGGCTTTCTGGGGCAACTTTACCGGCGCAACCACAAAAGCACCATTGCCCGCAAGCTCTCGGCGCTGCGGACATTTTTCCGCTATCTGCTCAAACTGGGGCTGGTCGCCAGCAACCCGGCGGAAATGGTGGCCACCCCCAAGCAGGAAAAACATCTGCCGGCCTACCTGACGGTGGACGACATGTTCCGCCTGCTGGAGGCGATCACCGACGACAGCCTGGCGGGGCTGCGCAACCGGGCGATTTTTGAGACCCTCTATTCCTGCGGCTTGCGGGTCTCGGAACTCGCCGGGCTGGGCGCCGCCGACGTCGACCCCGGCCGGCGGATGGTGCGGGTCCTCGGCAAGGGCCGCAAGGAGCGCATCGTGCCCATCGGGCAGAAGGCCCTCGCGGCCATCGACGCCTATCGGCGGCGGCTCGAGAGTGAGGCGCCGGCGTCAGCCGCCGCCGACGGGGCGCTTTTTCTCAACAAATTCAATCGGCGGCTGGGCACGCGCTCCATCGCGCGCATTCTGGATCAGCTGGTGCGTCGCTGCGGGCTGCTGGTTCCGGTGTCGCCGCACGCCATCCGGCATTCTTTCGCCACCCACCTGCTGGATGCCGGCGCCGACCTGCGGGTGGTGCAGGAACTGCTGGGCCATCAGAGCCTTTCCACCACCCAGAAGTACACCCACGTGAGCATCGAACGCCTGATGGCGGCCTATGACCAGGCCCACCCCCGGCGGTAACCCCCTGCGGCGGCGACGGCCGCCGGTGGAGAAAGACAAACGGCATGAGTTTTCAGCACGACCGAGCCTGCCCTGGGCCCCGTTTTCACGGCACCACCATTCTGGCCGTCCGGCGTGACGGCAAAGTGGCGGTGGCCGGTGACGGCCAGGTGACCCTGGGCAACAACATCATCAAACATCAGGCCCGCAAGGTGCGGCGCATCTACGAAGACCGGATTGTCGTGGGCTTCGCCGGCGCCACCGCCGATGCCCTGACCCTCTTTGACAAGCTGGAGACCAAGCTCCAGCGCTTCAACGGCAATCTCACCCGGGCGGCGGTGGAAATGGCCCGCGAATGGCGCACCGACAAGTACCTGCGGCACCTGGAGGCCATCATGATCGCCGTCGATGCGGGCAATATGCTGGTGATTTCCGGCAACGGCGATGTCATCGAACCCGACGAGGGGGTGATGGGGATCGGCTCCGGCGGCGTCGCCGCCCAGGCCGCCGCCACCGCCCTGATGCGCCACAGCGATTTGGATGCCCGCGGGATCCTCGAAGCCGCCATGAAAATCGCGGCAGGTTTGTGCATCTACACCAACGACCGCATCACCATCGAAGAACTCTAGCCGGGGAGGCGGGTCCCACCGCAACCCGGCATGAAACGGCGGCACCATGAGCGACCTGAAACCCTCTGAAATCGTGAGTGAGCTTGACAAGTACATCATCGGCCAAGCCAACGCCAAGCGGGCGGTGGCGATTGCGTTGCGCAACCGCTGGCGGCGTCAAAAGGTGGACCCGGAGCTGCGCGACGAGATCGCTCCCAAAAACAACATCCTGATCGGTCCCACCGGGGTCGGCAAGACCGAGATCGCCCGGCGTCTGGCCAAGCTGGCCGACTCGCCCTTCATCAAGGTGGAGGCCTCCAAGTTCACCGAGGTGGGCTATGTCGGCCGGGATGTGGAGTCCATGATCCGGGACCTGCTGGAGTTGACCGTCAACATGCTCAAATCCCGTGCCCAGGAGGAGGTCAGGGGGCAGGCCGAGCGCATCGCCGAGGAACGTCTGCTGGATTTGCTGCTGCCCAAAGCCGGCGTGGACAAGTTCTCCAAGGGCGAGGAGGCCCGGGAGCCCTCCCTGGAGGTGGTCAGCGCCAATCCTGCCGAGCCCTCTTCCACCCGTGAAAAGCTGCGTGCCATGCTGCGCCGCGGCAAACTCGACGAGCGCTACGTGGATCTGGACGTCGCCGACAGGTCGATGCCGATGGTGGAGATTTTCTCCAACATGGGCATGGAGGAGATGGGGATCAATTTCAAAGACATGTTCAGCGGGCTGCTGCCCAAAACCTCCAAGCGGCGCAAGGTCACGGTGAGCGAGGCGCGCGCCCTGATCACCCAGGAGGAGGTGCAGGGCCTGGTGGACATGGAAAAGGTCGTCAAACAGGCGGTGGTCAAAGTGGAACAGTCGGGCATCGTTTTCCTGGATGAAATCGACAAGATCGCCGGCAAAGAGGGCGGGCACGGCCCGGACG is a window of Desulfobacteraceae bacterium DNA encoding:
- a CDS encoding nodulation protein NfeD, giving the protein MRFGPLWLILGAALLMAPLPASAAAPEVYLLNASGPVNPGLVEFLADGIEKAEQEGAAAVVIALDTPGGLADSMREIVKSILASPVPVVVFVSPGGARAASAGVMITMAADVAAMAPGTNIGAAHPVGLGGQEIGESMADKVTNDMAAYSSSIAAKRGRNAEWVEKAVRESVSITASEALQKNVIDLVAEDLDDLLRQLEGREVPGKGRLSLAGARVTIVQETLRTKVLRTISNPNIAYILLMIGMAGLFFELSHPGAIFPGVVGGIAIILAFFAFQTLPVNATGILLIILAVIFFVLELFITSYGLLSIAGIGSLLLGSLMLFEGDKVGVRLSWAVLLPTVALVSGFFIAVVGLVLKTHLSKPRTGAVGLVGEIGVVKVALQPQGKVFIHGELWHARARAPVAVGAKVRVLAVEGLLLEVEPEAA
- a CDS encoding slipin family protein, yielding MLQLPVILIVALVVIFLWSAIRVLNEYERGVIFRLGRVIKSKGPGLIILIPVIDKMVKVSLRLVVSDVDPQDVITRDNVSVKVNAVIYFRVIDPNKAVLQVEDYRYAMSQLAQTTLRSVCGQAELDDLLAAREKINSQLQEILDMHTDPWGIKVATVELKHIDLPQEMQRAMARQAEAERERRAKIINADGEYQAADKLAEAADIMQQHPIALQLRYLQTMREMSTERNTTTFFPFPIDVVKPLIEVMQKALKGGG
- a CDS encoding transcription termination factor Rho, producing MGKTKKEAKEKPLDKMTAKELREVAMTIPEIVGVHGMNKNELVSAVKKARGIAEETAKTTSSDIREIKQQIKVFKAQRAQALENDDARKAAIYRRRISRLKKKTRRAA
- a CDS encoding haloacid dehalogenase, with translation MEPPASPARRPPSAGAGLGTGIDPRRLAFDIDGVIADTMRLFLDIAREDYQIADLAYDDITCYTLETCLGIAPTIIREIVDRLLTGDYRAPLRPMPGVRRVLNRIGRRYGPLRLVTARPSATTIHEWLLAASGLAPGEIEVTATGHYAAKAEVLQAKGVAFFVEDRLDTCFLLEAAGITPILFRQPWNREPHPFIEVGSWDELGGLIAF
- a CDS encoding tyrosine recombinase XerC, encoding MDHPGPEKLIQGFLDSLAAEKGFSPNTCRAYRHDLEEFAAYLGWVPAGAAAPGAAAKSAPVGFDAVDMLTIRGFLGQLYRRNHKSTIARKLSALRTFFRYLLKLGLVASNPAEMVATPKQEKHLPAYLTVDDMFRLLEAITDDSLAGLRNRAIFETLYSCGLRVSELAGLGAADVDPGRRMVRVLGKGRKERIVPIGQKALAAIDAYRRRLESEAPASAAADGALFLNKFNRRLGTRSIARILDQLVRRCGLLVPVSPHAIRHSFATHLLDAGADLRVVQELLGHQSLSTTQKYTHVSIERLMAAYDQAHPRR
- the hslV gene encoding ATP-dependent protease subunit HslV, which produces MSFQHDRACPGPRFHGTTILAVRRDGKVAVAGDGQVTLGNNIIKHQARKVRRIYEDRIVVGFAGATADALTLFDKLETKLQRFNGNLTRAAVEMAREWRTDKYLRHLEAIMIAVDAGNMLVISGNGDVIEPDEGVMGIGSGGVAAQAAATALMRHSDLDARGILEAAMKIAAGLCIYTNDRITIEEL
- the hslU gene encoding ATP-dependent protease ATPase subunit HslU, translating into MSDLKPSEIVSELDKYIIGQANAKRAVAIALRNRWRRQKVDPELRDEIAPKNNILIGPTGVGKTEIARRLAKLADSPFIKVEASKFTEVGYVGRDVESMIRDLLELTVNMLKSRAQEEVRGQAERIAEERLLDLLLPKAGVDKFSKGEEAREPSLEVVSANPAEPSSTREKLRAMLRRGKLDERYVDLDVADRSMPMVEIFSNMGMEEMGINFKDMFSGLLPKTSKRRKVTVSEARALITQEEVQGLVDMEKVVKQAVVKVEQSGIVFLDEIDKIAGKEGGHGPDVSREGVQRDLLPIVEGSTVITKYGPVRTDHILFIAAGAFHTVKPSDLIPELQGRFPIRVELTSLGQKDFERILTEPRNALLLQYIALLRTEGLQVVFEDDAVAEIARIAEEVNNRTENIGARRLHTMMERLLEDILFEAPEMAGQRVVIDGAYVRGKLTEIVQDEDLSRYIL